The Setaria viridis chromosome 6, Setaria_viridis_v4.0, whole genome shotgun sequence genome includes the window CAGCCACCCgcgccggcgcaggcgcagaCGCGAGCGAAGCGCGGGAAGGGGGTGCCgtggcgggagcggcggcggcaggagcgcGAGAGGaagcagcgggaggaggacgcccgCACGATGGCCGGGCTCGCGGAGGCCATCCCGGAGAGCAACGTGGGGTTCAGGATGCTGAAGCAGATGGGGTACGACCCGGGgtcgcgcggcgccgccgagccGGTCGGCATCGAGATCCGCCGCTCGAGAGCCGGCTTAGGGGCGGAGCCTGCGGtggcaccggcgccggccccggccccggtgGAGAAgacgcgggcggcggtggagacggagcggaggcggcaggAGGAGATGATGGGGGAGCTGAGGGCGAGGAAGAGCACGCAATGGAGGGGGCGGAGGTTGGTGTGGGACTTCCGCAAggccgaggcggcgctcgcGCAGCTGGAGAACCGGGAGGTGGAGCCGCCGGCGccagagggggaggagaaggataaagaggcagaggaggaagaggaggtgatCACAGAAGAGGTAGTCCCGTATGCTTCCCAAATTCACACTCTTGTTCGTTCTGCTGGTCACAGAAAAAATTAGGATCACAGGCCCAATGTGTTGTGCTATGCGTTAGAAAACTGCAAGTCCTTTAAACTTTATGGTGGGATTGCCGGGAATGTAGTGGAGTTCACTCACAACTGATCATATCAGGTATATGAATGCTCAGCCATTTTTTCACCAATTGGTCGTGACCTTTATGATTTTCATATGCATAACATATTAGGAAGTTTGGAACCTTGCGATTTTTGTTTCTCAAAAGGACTAAACGTAAAGCTTATAGTCTCCTGATAATGGTATGCCTGTTTATTCATATTGTTTTCTCGAACGGTTTATTCATATTGTGCCATACAGAGGCGATGATGAGTTGCACGGATATGAATTGTGAATTCTGAAGTGACGAAATTAACGTTCCATGTTTTGTCTTGCAGGATTTGCAAAACATATTGTCTAAGTTGCGCGATCAATACCAGTATTGCCTATATTGTGGGTGCAAGGTGAGCTTTATTCTTGAGAAGAATAGATTGTTTGTATCTGGACAACATCAACACTTTTTTCCCATCTTTTAGTaacattataaatttataattagTGTTAGCACGCATTCCTCCACCCCCTGGAGGCATGATCCAAAATTTTAACAACAGGTTTTGCTATGTTTGCGATTAGCAATTCTGTTTTTTGATACAGCATCTTCCATGCCTTTTAAACGAAGTTGTTTCCCCTTTTCAGTATGAATCAGCAGAAGCACTGGCAAAGGAATGCCCCGGCCCAAATGAGGAAGACCATTGATTTGTTGTGTGAAGGGTGCCATAGAATTGTCCTTGATACAACAGGTGACGATTCTATATTCACTGCAATGATGTTCGGTCATGGTTGGAGTACTGCATTGGATTCCTAATATGCTGGAGTGCACTTGTCCTTATCAAACAGACACTATAAGCACAAGAGATATCTTGTTTTTGTTGGCCATGTGGGCTATTTTTATACTTCTCATTTATAGTTTGTAGCCATTTTATATAAGAGTGATTAGCCCTTAAGTTGACAGTAGGACAGAATTGACTACCCTGCAAGTGCTGGAAGCTGTATCCTCTGTGCTTGTAGGATGTAAATCACTATTGACTATTACATGCACAATTTCTCAACATGAATACTGAGGTTTATACCCTTCACCAGTTTGCAGTTGGAAAGATGGGTTTCCATATGGTATGCAGATATTCACTACCACTTGCTATGCGACACCTACAAGAGAATAGTGGGCGTGAAGGTTgccgctccccccccccccccccccccccccccccccccccggactCAGAAATTTGCTTAAGAACTGCTCATTTGGCCCCCTCTCAATTCATTGCCAAGCTCCGCTACTGATTTGTGGACATCTCATGTGCTCGACTTTGTAAGCATTACAGTTTGCTGCTAGAATGGAATCTCAGTGCAGTGCAATAGCAATTTTGCTGTGAGTCTTGTGTGTCGTCTAAGGATCCATGATTGCTGATGATATGCCTGGAAAGGGACGTGATCACAGAAGGTACCATGCCATATAGCTGCAACATTATTGAGCACGAGGCCAATTCCTATTTATACTGTCCCTAACTGCACAGTTTTGAGTGTTTGGACCCTCCCTGCCAAAGGCAATTTCATTGTTCTGCTTTCTAATGTAGATTCTTCAGTCTGTTTGGTCCTGGAATTAGATTGTTTTCCAGCAGCAACATTTCAGCTTGTATAGAAGAATCAAACCTCTCTTTGGAAATAAAAGGAGGAAAAAACATAACAACTAGTCACTGGACGAAAAAGTAGATGTAGGCAACAAATTTGCCAAGATAATCTCTTTCACACGGAAGCCTGTCTGATGCTGTGGAGAAAATAGAAACAGCTACAATGATAGCTGATTGCAATCTCATGAATGTTTGGAATGTTTGCCTGCTTGTGTAATTGTGTTCTGGATTATTATTCTTTGCTCTGTCTGTTTGATTTGTCTAAGTGGACTGATAATATCTCCTCAATAAAATAATAGCATTTATGATATGAATTTTATATTCTTTTGAGGCCAATGGTTTGCATATGTGAGCATTGTTCCTCCCTGTTTTTTCTGCTCTGTAGTGCTTTATTGTCAGCAAATTCAAATTAGTAGTATGTAAAATTGGGTGATTCGTCTTCAACCTCTTTTACTGTTGTATTTATTATACAGGAAATTGACTTTGAGTGGATTCTTTGAATAGATTATACCTTTTATACTCCTGGATTGTGTTTTTTTTAGTATGTAGGTCAacttctcttattttttttgtgTCAATTTTTTGACCAACTGTTTCATGATTGAAGTGTGTCACATTACCTTGTGCAATATTATTAGCACTAACAATTGAGGtgctattttttatttatatttctgTAATAACTGTACCTTCACATCTGATAGAAGTATAGAACAGTAACAATGCTGCCACCTTTATTGTCCATGTGTCTGTTGTCAGTGAACTTACCAGCTTCTATGCCATATTTTGTTCGCAGCttacaaaatacaaaataaaacaTTTTAACAAGATTAAACTTATTATCTTTTTTTAGCGAAAAAACTTATTATCTTAACTGCATATCATTCTTTGGAACACCTGCATTATGTGGGcacaaaaactccaagaacacATGCAATATGTATGAGATATCAGTTTGTGGGATAGAAATCTCAGCTCTGATGTTCTAACAGTAAATTTTCTTGCCTGCAGGCTGTAAAGAAGTATAAGCTTACCAACTGATGGAGTGAGGGAGCTTTTTGGACATCTGCTCGAGTTTGTAGTTGAGGCTCGTGAATGCCCAATCCTACTTTCTCCAACTTCTACAGTAGCATGATGGAATCTCTGTACTGTGTGTCGTCTATGGATGCATGATCTTGGGCGATATGCCTGGAATAATAACTGCTTACTGTCCCAGGAGCTACCATAATCCCATATGGCTACAGCATTTGAGGTTAACACAATTTCATTGGTCTTCTTTCTAGTGCGGGTTCCTCAGCCTGTTTCGACTTTGAATTTTGCTGTGCGCTAGCGGGAACAGTGTCAGCTTGTACAACAGATCCAGACCACTAACTGGAAAGAAATGAAACACCAGCACAACAGTGATTAGACAAAAGAGGTCGGGGTTCGAGTCCAGCTTCTCACAGATGCCTTCCCAAGGCAGGGGCTAGTCCCTACCCTCTTTTCTCAAAAGAGATGCGTGCCACAAATTCACCAAGAAAATCTCTTTCACAAGAAAGAAAGTATTGATGTTTTTGGATGGAATATACTACTGTTCTCCACTGATTGAATTTTTTCAAGATTTGAAAGAAGCTGCTACATGGATCTCATTCTGGCCTCAGCCAACTCATCAACACAACACCACCACTGGTGCTGAGAGCATGCTGCAAAGCCACGCTGTGCCTGTGGTCTGGCTTTACATAAACAACACTCTCTTGGAACAGATTCTTGGCAATGCCAGGCAACATTGGACGGTACAGCAAAAAGAGGAATGCAAGTTTAGCAGTCTAAGTACAACATTCAGcagatgatgcatgcatggagccATGGCTGCTTTTTCTCCAGGCCATTCTCCTGAAAGTTTGCATCTGCTTCAGATGTAAAGATCACAGTACCAGCAGCATGGATTAGCCATATAGCAGAATTCAGAATTGAGCTATACACACTCTAAGCAAGTAGATTATCAGCTAAAAATGGTATATATCAGCAGCCAGCACGCGGTATGGATATTTTCAATGATTACCCCGAAACTGAACAAAGCAAACTTCAGGATGAACATGAGATTAATACATCGAGCAAAGTCCTCGACAAGCATACTGATAACTTCAAATCATGGAGGTCTACATAGACGCAACAGATGAGTTCATGGACAACCACAAAAGAAATTAGTCGCCTGACATTACAGGAGTTCCTTACTTATCATATTGGAAGCTTGAAGCTAGCAAACTGCATGCAGCATCAGGCTTTCAGTTCCATCTCTCTGAGCGACTATGATCGGCGATGGTTTATTTGGCCTCCTAGAGCGACCAGTCCGTTGTGTTGCTGGCCTGGTCGAACGTGCTTGTGGAGCCGTGATCGATGCGAGGTGCTGGCGCCGGCCTGTTTCCCTGCAGGGCAAGCTCGAGCTCACCTGAGAACTGGCCGTGATGGCTGCTAGAGCCAGAGTGCACCTCATCGAGGGGGACGTCAGGTGGCAACTGAGGTGGCACGTCCCGCCCACCTGCATGGCCCCGAGAGCCAGTCCAGGGGCTTGGCGCAATGTAGCTACTCGCCATGAGGGAGGGTGCCACAGGGTTGCCATCAAAGCCCGCTGTTGCAGGCATTGACGCAGCACGGCTGTGGCCAGCGCTTTGGGTAGTATCCCATTGCTGAGTTGACAGAAGAGAGAGAGCACAGCTAGAGTCCGCGGGGACTCCTGCAAGACATCCACCTGGAGGGAGCTCCGGACCAGGGAACACCGGTGGCCCTGATGAGGAGCTACCATGGCTACCATATGAATGGGCACCATATCCTGTGATCGCACTGTGCTGATGAGGATCTAAGCTTGCTTGCCACTGGATACTAGGAGGCACCCTTTCACCAGGTCGAGCTGCCGGCCACCCATCCCTCATGCTGCTTGGAACCCTTGGGTAAGTGAAATCCAACAGAAAGCTCCTGAACCTGCCGGGTTCTTCTGGTTCAAGCATATTAACATCAGCAAagacaaaaaggaaaatgaaagtgGCAAGCACATTACAAGGTAGCAAGAAAATAGGAGGCTTCGTTACCGCCAAAGGATGTAGCAAGGCGACCATAGCGTGATGCAAGAGGTCCAGCAGGCGGCCTCCTCCGGCGTTCATTGTGGCCCGTAAGGCGTCTGCGGCAACTGCGTTTTTGTTGGTCAAATTCATGCAACTGGTGGAACCTGCAATTTATGTGAACAGAGAAATGATGATTCAAGCTTTCTTGATAGAATTTAAAGGTGAGAGTCAGTAGCAGGACTTTATAATGGTACACAGATTGCAATATCTGGATGATAATTTTTTTGTAGAATGCAAACCGAGCAGAAAACAGAAAGTATATGGATAAGGCACACATCATAATAACAAGAAAAGTTAAAGGGCAGCTTAATAATGGGATATAGCAAGTTCAAGTACTAACTTATAATATCAGCTTATCCTAGTAGTAACATGCATAGCGTAACACAGATATGGAAAACCACACTTCAGGTCAAAGCAAGTGGCAATGCTAGTACATTGAAGAGTAAAATTTCTCTGTTTCCTAGGCTAGTGTTCTGCACATCCATTAAAGATCAAACACTATCGTTACACCTTTCATAATTGCATCGCATCTAAACTAgtaaaggaaaagagaaaggaaCCGTGTTTGCGTTAAACAAGACTGTAATCATTACTAGAGATGTGAGATGTTGGGCTTAACGCAACAGTACACATTCACCAATGAATTGTCCTAGTGTGGAGGCAGGTGTCCTTCACAGGAAAGCATGTGGTCCAACTTAGCTTTTCTAATGACGCATTAGGACACTAGTTATTGCTATAATTGGCTATGTGGCATTATGGATTAGCACAGCTCAAATCCAGAACTAAGtcatattttgttttgatgCTGATCAGGACAGTCTTGCATGCAGCCTAGTATTAGAGCACAAGGTTGCTGCTGGCACTCGGTTAATGTATTAAAGTCCCAGttccttattttttttagatgTAGTTCTGCCATTTTCAGTTTATGCATGGAAAACAAAATGGCAAAGACATCAACATAACCCAAATTACCAAATATAATCTATAGAGAACGGGGACCAAAAACATTGATTTAAAATGAAAATTTTATCAAATATAAGACAGGGAGACTAGCTAGCTACTGGTAGCAGTTTGAGAATTACATCTTTTCCACTTTTTCGTATTGTTCAAACCATTGAGGTGTCAGGCAGCTGGAGTTTTCCATGGAGTCCCATGAAGCAACGCAGTGAAAATGAAAATTAGTATGCTATGTGTATGCTAATTATGAAATGTGTGTTGTTCCCGAGACTATCCGTTTATCAAATTAGACCAACAACAGCTAGAAAATTCCCAGAGCTTCAGCTGGTGAATAAACTAACTGGTTAAGTAACAGAAGATATAATATTTAAAACTTTATTGAGGCACTAAACATTTAATACTATCAACTTTACAAGTTGTAACACTTAAAATACACAATGGCAAAGGCTAGTTCTTCGATCTTTTCTCCCAGTTCTTCCTTGGGGGACCACTGACATACTGATCATGGCGAATGCAAATCTCATAGACTAATGACTAATTAACTGACTGGCATCATTGAGATACTAAGTTAACTCAGGAATCTAATGCAAAGCAACTGACAGGCAGGCAGGCTGAGTCACATCACTCTATCATCATAGTATATAGGAGCATCCATCAACCTACCAACTTTAAAGTTCTAATGAGCACCGttcaaatgaaacataaaagtGTAATAGTAAAGCAAGTTTTcgttttttacttttttttcccccaaaagaGCAGATATCACAAAACAGTTGTTGTAGATGGAAGCAGCTCAATCATCCTGTGCTAAAATAGTACTAGATAGCGCATCTAATGTGATGTGTACATAAACctagaattattttttttctttatggcGTAGTCTCCATAAACCCTAAAGAACAAAAGGAATTCAAAAACACAAAGAGCAGAGCAAATGCAACAAAATGCCAACTTAAAAATAAAGCtgtaaaaaaaatgcagcaGAAGCAATGGCGAGTGACCTGCTGCACTGCTGGCAGAAGCGCTGCTCGATGCCGttgacgacgacgaggggggCCTTGGCGTGCATGGCGCACACCTTGTGGCGGCAGTGGTAGGTCTTGGCGCCGGTCAGATCCACGTTGCACCCCTCCACCTGGCaccgcgcgggcgccggcgagccggaagccccgccggccgcgcccctgCCCCTCCTGCCGGGGGCCCTGCCGGGcgacgcggacggcggcggtagCGGCTGCGGTGGCGGAGCGTCGCTCGCGCTGGCACTgccaccgctgccgctgctgccgctgccgccggcgtcctcgaAGTAGATCTTCTTGCCGAACTTGAGCCCGTGGAGGTGgtcatccccgccgccgctgccgctgccactgccgccgctTCCGCCGGCGGCACTGGCAGCCTCCATTGCTGCCCCCTCGTGTTCCTGgccccgcggcgcgcgcgcgcgacggTGGTGGATGAACGGACGGATGAAGCGGCGACGGCGTTGGTGGTGAGGTGGGTTCTTGGGGCCCCctcttctcctctcccctccaagagggaggaaagagagggGAGGTGGCGAAGGAGAGGGACAAGAGCGGTCGCTTTGCCCTTAAAATAACCCCCCTGTGCTCTCCCTCCTCTACTTGTGCGCGTGTGACTGTGTGCGAGAGAGAGatgctgcttgctgctgctgctgaggtgAGCCGCTGGCCAGGCCtcgccctccctctcctccccggcCAGTCagtctctctcctctcctcgctTCGCGCACGGTCTCTCACGCACGCACACGAGCCGGCCTAGCTACCCGCGCCAGCTTTGCTATGCTTGGTATGACGGCCGTCGCCTCGCCCCGTGCAGCCGCCTGCTGCCGGGGTTTTTGTAGGCGTCTGGGTCTGGCTCGGCTGGCGCACGTATCGCGCGCGAGGAAGAGAGGGAAAAGGCGGCCTGTGCCCGTGGCAGCGAGCGGCATGCCATCTTTGGCGCACCGCAGCACAGTGCCAGAGCCCTGCCCTGCCCCAGTTATCAAATCACACAGGCAGGGAAATAAAGCTACTATTTTCTCTCAGTCCAGCGACACTCTGCGTCACTGTGAGAGgccggggagagagagagtgagtgagagcggagaggggagagagCTCGTCATCGAGGTGCGAGGCAACGTAGCAGGCCATGAATGAACAGCACGGCTGTGTTGGCAGCAGCGACGGGCCAGCCCAGCAGGCCGCTGCTGCTGGCAGTGCAGAGGCGGAGTAGCTGCTGGCCTTCCACAGTAGATGTTTCCTCCACGGGACCCACCAGCCAGCCTGAgagcctccctctctctctctcctctgccACAGACAGAGTAGCTAGGGAGAGAGGGGGCATCCGGCATCAAATCCAAGCGGCATGTCATGGCACTGCTCATGCCGCGCCcactgacgcgtgggcccgtGCGTCCTGTTGGCGCCAGCAATGATAGGTGAGCATTGATGATGGCTGTTCTTTCCCGCTGACAGCCGGagccggcgaggtggcggtgccggtggtggtggccggtggggatTGGGGAACgctgtgctgctgctggctgctgctgcggtggaGGCGGGAGTTACCGTGCCCGCAGGGGGTGGTAAAAGTAGGCCGGGAGCACTGTAGCGTGTGGGCCGGGTGCCGCTTTCCATTTGCCCTTTTTTTGGTAAGAGGCAATCAGAGGGTTTTTAAACTTCCAAACGCCTTTTCACCACTTCAGGCGGGGGGGTTCAGGTTGCGGGGTGTTGCAGGCCGCGTAGAGTAGCTCCAAATTACGTGTGCATACGTACTCAATGGTTTGGGCAGCATATATGTGTGCTGTAGCGGTCTCGTTCGGTTTACTTGATGTATCAAACGTTAGTGCTGTTTGGTTCAGTGATTTTACCCTGTAATCTGATTACAGCGCAATCAAATCCCGTTAAAGATTGTTTCATGCGCTATGTAATCAGATCACGCGGTATCGCTTACCAGGCCTATTCAAATTCGATACCTCCCCTTCGACCGTAAACAAATCACGCCACTCCTCACGACGGAAGGAGCTTTGGCAACGACACTCTCCATCCTTCCGAGCGCGATGCGAGTCCCCAGCTTCGCTGCACAGaattcctcctcgcttgaattCTTGATTCCCTTCTTCCCCTTTTGTTCCTCTAAGCAAAGCTCTTTCTCTCCTAACCCTAGACTGGTTCTTCTGTTCCACTGAGATTCATTTATCTTCGAGATTGAGATCCATGGCTGCAGCGTGTGGAAAGACTGAACAGGTGGAGAGGAAGATGCGAGGACTCCGCCGTTCAATTTTGTCTGTCCGGCGGCAATTTTGCTTGCTTCCGAAGCATTGCTTTCCATTGTTCCTAGCggctcattcttttttttatatcttGGAACCAAACAAAGAATGTAATATGATATCTGCAACAGATACTGCTGTTATCCGATTACATTTGTGTTTATGTTATTATTTCTCCAACCAAACGGCACCTTGGAAAGTAGTGAAAACTCTATGCATGAGGTTGTTTTTTCATTCATTGATAGCATGTTTCTATGATGGACAAAATGTTGTCAACAATGAGGTACTCATAGATGTAAGATGTTCGTGGTTGCGTTCAAACAGGGAGCAAGCGTTTGTATAATGAGTGTCCCATCTTTCGACACATGTTTTTATCATTGACATTTTATGATTTTCACGCATGTTGTCAATGACTTATGGCTAGTGATTTTTTTctccattatttttggattgaAAACTTCGAACTATATCGGTGGAAAGTTCGCAAACCAAAGTTCTACTCAAAATTTTCAAGTCAAAGTTTGCAAGTTGGGTAATCTTGAAATGGTCTACCCTAGTACATCCTTAATCCATCAAAACACAAGAGTTCAAACCCATGGTGTATCTGCTGGCATCTCCACTTTAATTTAGAGCTTGACAAGATGGCTCCTATCATATTTTAACCCAACATGCTGGtatataagggggtgtttgaatacgaggtactaaactttacgagggtcacatcaaatgttcgaacgctaattaggaggactaaacatgagctaattataaaactaactgcagaacccctatactaattcacgagatgaatctattaagcctaattaatccatcattagcaaatggttattgtagcaccacattgccaaattatagactaattaggtttaatagattcgtctcgcgaattagactctatctgtgcaattagttttgtaattagactatatttaatactcctaattagtatccaaatattcgatgtgacaggtactaaagtttatggTGTGTTGCCAAACAGGGCCGTAGTCGATGCCCCGGTGGATTCCTTCTATTGGCGGATCATCTTTTGGAGCGATCTCGGCGGCTTGCCTCAAAATACCAGCTGATTGGCACGGGGTTCGTTGGAGCTTTCCATGTTCTCACCTATTGATTCACTGGCAGCATGCATGTCCTGTTGCTACTTCCATTTGCCCGTTGGAATCTGCAGTGAAACCTCTCGGTACACAGAAACCAAGAACAAACCCTAGTAGCTTGGAATAAAGCAGAGCTAGGAAGCAAAAGAAAGCCCAGACAGGCATACACGGCACGGGAGGAATATTTCACCCAGAACGGACATCCAGATGATCTTGGTAGGtctctcctctttctccttttcgGATTTTCACAGCAGGGTACAATGCCATTTTACCCATTTTCAGCACGGCCACCACAACAGTCAGCTGAACAGAAACATTAGCATATGAGAAAGCAACAAAAATTATTCTTCCAAAAACCTATCTCGAAAATACAAGCACAACAACCACCGAAAAGAAGTGGTAGCAATATCTAATGTGTACGAAAGCTTGAACCCTCGTACAAGTATAAGTGGCATTCTTCAGATCGACAAATCATCGAATTCCCATGGATAAAAAGTACAGTGCTTCTGCTTTTATGCTTGTCCATGCATGGCAACATAGCATGATTCCACTTCTTAACATCATGTATTCATGTAGTTTATATTGCTTTGGTCACAAAACAAGTACGCGTAAAAGGATCGACGGCATAAACAACACGCCGGATCATGCGGACCACAGCACCAGTGGAAGAATGGAATGGATGGTGCTgagcacgagcagcagcagcctaaAGGAAAAGGAGCAGTAGTAAATTAGGACTCGGTGATGTACCTGTCCACAAACACAGGCGATTTGAGTCTATCATAAATCAAATGATCTATATGTTGATCACATTTATGAAAACAACAATATCATTAGATccgaaatatattttcatatttgttttttatGTGGTAATATGTTTTTTTAGGACGGCAACGGTGGGCGGAGATCGCCCACCTGAACTCAATTGATTTGGGGCaatttcgttcaaaaaaaaattaatttggGGCAAAATTTACATCGCAGGCATGGTGctaggggggagggaggaggaggaggaggctcgcAAGAGAGTGTGATTACATAGCAATGTCAGTGGTAATAGATGCTAATACTCTCCTTCTAAAAAGATGTTAATACTCTTTACAAATGCTTATCTATATATAAATGGTGAAAtatgtgtttctttttcttacAGCGTGTCCATGACGGCGAGATCACTGTGGACACTAGCTCATCTTTGGGAGGGGTGGAATGAACGAAGGCAATATCGATGAGGAATCTTGAATGATTGGAACTCCTGCATTATTGGAGCATTCTTTTCACCCCATTATTGGAGCATTTTGAGAGGAGTTTGAAAGTCGAGAGGGAGGAAACAGCTTGCAGTAACTTAATAGGCCGCCTCTGATTTTTGTTCAGGCTACTGTTGCGACATAACTGATCAAGAGAGCTGGATTGGCCTCCATGCATGTGATGGATGAACAGGCTGCAGAAGGCAGAGCCCGGCCCACCCACCATGAGGCAATGGCAGCTGACAGAAATGTAGCAAGAAATGTCCGAGATCATTACCACCCTTGGCAGAAAGGTGGCGATCTTATTTGCCCGGGCGCAGGGGGTTTTGTCAGTGCTTACTGTATGCTGCATTGCTGCCCTTGGTCTTGGTGTATACACTGGTCCATCGAGTTGGGAGACTGTGAGCGACTTTGATTTTATTTAAAAGAGGCAAATGTAATAATAGAGGGCTGCATGTGTAGCTTATGGCAATCTTGTAAGCGCTTGAAATTAAGTGTATGCATTTTTCTAATTGGATGTTCCAAATCTAGAGATAAAACTGAAAACATGCGACAGCAGTGCCCGTGTGTGTGGggggtgtgtgtggggggggggggggggggcactcGCCTTCTCAACCATCTCTTGCTTGAGTCATTGTAACAAAGGGCAAAGATCACCTCTTTCTTCATCCGGGAAGTGTTGGTGAAAAAACTTGCAGCAAATTCTCAATCAACATTGGTGGCGTCTCCGGACATAGTATCTTCCTTTTGGAGGTATAACAAAATCGCTCCACTCTAGCGGTTGTTGTTGCAACATGCGCGGTGGTTTTTGATCGTCGTTGCACTAACAGTCTCAATAGCGATTTCTTTGTTGAGGTAATATCGTTGTGTCAGTTGATAGTGTCGCCGCATGTGCGAtcattatcttttttcttgtatATTTAACCTAATTTATTAATACTGATGAAATGTTCCTATTTATCTTTAAAAATTGAAAACAAAATTCCGTGAAGATCCATAGCCCCCGCTGAGAATCCCTTGCAGAACTCATGTTGCTAATTGCGtaaattttttatttcagaCATTTTAAagataatattttatttaacaTGATAAAAAAGGCTAGTTTTTCTAAATATAAGTTTGGAGTGGATTACTTATAAAATATTAATTTATAAAAGGCtaaaatgagaaaaaataaatcaaaattCTTGTTACGATAGACATGCAGGACCGCATGACGACCTCATCTCTGCCTCCGCATAAAGTGAGATGTTCCATGTCCATGCGGCGTGTGGCAGGAGACGACAACGACGGGCGAGCGGAGGGCCGACAGCGCCACGGCCGCGCCGGACGAGGAGTACCACGGCGGATCGCAGCTACCTAGTAGCCCCCCGCTTCTCCTCGCTCGCGCACGGCGAAAACGGCCGTGATGGTCCGGTCCGGGTAAACGCAGcgcagcgccgcgccgcgccgcgcccacAGCCACATCGACTGATCACCGTCAGCCCGTCACCGCCGCGGCCCGCCTGTACGTGTGCGCGAGGTCAGCGgggcggccgtgcgccggcctGCGCAGCGCGCGCCGCGGAGGCCGGAACGCCCCACCTCGCCGCTGTTCACCGCGCGCCCTCCGCGACCGCGCgcagcccgccggccgccccgcccgTGCGGCGCCAGGCATGCGTCGTCTCGCTCGCTCCCTGGCTCCCCTGCACTGCTGCGCGCGCACTGATCCATGGCTGTAC containing:
- the LOC117860439 gene encoding uncharacterized protein; the encoded protein is MEPDADEDYMGDLSHFLQPSPSSSASRNLGRRKQPPAPAQAQTRAKRGKGVPWRERRRQERERKQREEDARTMAGLAEAIPESNVGFRMLKQMGYDPGSRGAAEPVGIEIRRSRAGLGAEPAVAPAPAPAPVEKTRAAVETERRRQEEMMGELRARKSTQWRGRRLVWDFRKAEAALAQLENREVEPPAPEGEEKDKEAEEEEEVITEEDLQNILSKLRDQYQYCLYCGCKYESAEALAKECPGPNEEDH
- the LOC117860437 gene encoding squamosa promoter-binding-like protein 14 isoform X2 — translated: MEAASAAGGSGGSGSGSGGGDDHLHGLKFGKKIYFEDAGGSGSSGSGGSASASDAPPPQPLPPPSASPGRAPGRRGRGAAGGASGSPAPARCQVEGCNVDLTGAKTYHCRHKVCAMHAKAPLVVVNGIEQRFCQQCSRFHQLHEFDQQKRSCRRRLTGHNERRRRPPAGPLASRYGRLATSFGEPGRFRSFLLDFTYPRVPSSMRDGWPAARPGERVPPSIQWQASLDPHQHSAITGYGAHSYGSHGSSSSGPPVFPGPELPPGGCLAGVPADSSCALSLLSTQQWDTTQSAGHSRAASMPATAGFDGNPVAPSLMASSYIAPSPWTGSRGHAGGRDVPPQLPPDVPLDEVHSGSSSHHGQFSGELELALQGNRPAPAPRIDHGSTSTFDQASNTTDWSL
- the LOC117860437 gene encoding squamosa promoter-binding-like protein 14 isoform X1 produces the protein MEAASAAGGSGGSGSGSGGGDDHLHGLKFGKKIYFEDAGGSGSSGSGGSASASDAPPPQPLPPPSASPGRAPGRRGRGAAGGASGSPAPARCQVEGCNVDLTGAKTYHCRHKVCAMHAKAPLVVVNGIEQRFCQQCSRFHQLHEFDQQKRSCRRRLTGHNERRRRPPAGPLASRYGRLATSFGEEPGRFRSFLLDFTYPRVPSSMRDGWPAARPGERVPPSIQWQASLDPHQHSAITGYGAHSYGSHGSSSSGPPVFPGPELPPGGCLAGVPADSSCALSLLSTQQWDTTQSAGHSRAASMPATAGFDGNPVAPSLMASSYIAPSPWTGSRGHAGGRDVPPQLPPDVPLDEVHSGSSSHHGQFSGELELALQGNRPAPAPRIDHGSTSTFDQASNTTDWSL